The sequence ACGACGACGACTGGCGCGCCATCGGCGAGGCCATGGTGCTCCACTACGAGCGCAAGTCCACGCGCATGCTCGCGCCCAAGGCGGTGCTGCGGGTGGCGGAGCTGCTCGAGCAGCCGGAGATTGCGCGCCTCAACCGCGAGGCGGGCTTCGGTGACCCCGCGTCCCGCAAGGCGCCGCTGGGCCGCTGGAAGCGCGTGGCGTGCAAGTGGCTGGCGGCGCGTGAGGCCAACCTGCCGATGCTCCAGGGTCTGGTGAAGGCCGGGTACAAGGAGACGCTGAAGAAGCTGGCGCGCAAGGCGGGCTACAAGCCGGCCGCGCAGGGCTTCTTCGAGGTGCTCGGCTGGAAGCAGAAGCAGTCCGCGCAGGGTCACCGCACGGTGGGCCTGAGCGGCCTGACGCTGGTCAAGCGCGAGCGCTTCGACGGCCTGTCCGAGGCGGAGATCTGCGAGTGGATTGAGTCCGAGCGCCTCTCCTACAAGGAGGTGGTGGGCCGGCTGCCGAAGGACGTGGGCCTGACGCCGGCCATCATGGCGGTCCTCCTCCCGTCCCTGTCGGACCGGGACTTGCGCCTGATGACGCCGACGCTGGAGGAGCTGGGGCTGCTGGCGGAGCCCTCTGTGCGTGCGCGCTGGGAGAAGGCCGTGCAGACGGCGACGGACCAGCGGGCGCTGAACATCGCGAAGAACGTCCGCAGCGAGGTGCTGCGCCAGAAGCTGGAGGAGGCGAGCGACAACGCGGCACGCAACGCGGTGGCGGAGGCGACGGCGGAGACCGACGTGAGGGTGATGTTCCTCATCGACAAGTCGGGCTCCATGGAGGGGGCCATCGAGAACTCGAAGGAGGCGCTGGCGCGCATCCTCGCGGGCTTCCCGATGGAGAAGCTGCACATCGCGGCGTTCGACACGATGGGCACGGTGCTGAAGCCGAAGGCAGCCAACCGCACCGCCGTCCAGCACATGCTGGCCGGGCTGAAGGCGTCGGGTGGCACCACGCACGCGGCCGCGTTGCAGGCACTGCACCGCGACGGCGTGAGGGTGCCGGAGGGGGCGAAGCTGGTGGTCATCGTGGTGGGCGACGAGGCAGGCGAGGCGGGTGACCAGCTCGCCCGGGCGTTCCGCGACTTCGGCTACTCCGTGGCGGCCATGGCGTTGCTGGTCTCCGTGGCGGGTGCGCGCGGCAACACGGTGCGCACGTGCGCGGGCCAGCTGAAGGTGCCGTTCAGCGAGGTGAACGTGGACCAGTTCGCGGACCCCTACCAGGTGCCGCGCGTGCTGAAGGCGCTGCTGGACGCGCCGGCGGCACAGGGCGTCACCACCACCGTGCAGTCCGGGTGGGTGGAGCGCGTCATGCGCACGCCGCTGCTGAAGGTGGCGTGACGTCAACGCAGTTGCAGTGAGGAAGGAGGAGGCGGCGTGGACTACCGGAAGTTCCTCGGGAAGGTGGAGTCGGCGGTGCTGCCGTACTTTGGCGGCGGCACCGTGGACGCTCCCTCGCGCCGTCTCCGTGTCGCCACCCCGGTCCGCCCGGGGTGGTGGCGCTTCGAGGTGCAGGGACGCGTGGCGACGGCGCGCGAGCCGGCCGGGCCGGAGGGCCTGGATGGGCTGCCGCGCGTGCGGGGCCATGTGTGGGGCAGCCGGCTGGTGCGCGAGGGCGCGGTGGCTGAGCCCCTGGAGTTGATGCCGGAGGAGGAGCCGCCGAGGCTGGCGCTGGTGAGCGCGCGGCGGTGGCATGACGGCTCGCTCGTGTTCGAGGGGCTGGAGTTCGAGGGCGAGGCGGAGGACGCGGCGCGCCGTGCGCTGGAGGAGGGCCAGTCCCTCTCCGGTGCGAAGGGCGTGAGCGCGGCGCTGCGGGCGGCGTTCGGCTACGCGCAGCTGGAGACGGCGTCGCGGGCGCTGGCCATCCGCTTCGCTCCGGCCGAGGTGCGCGCGAAGGT comes from Pyxidicoccus parkwaysis and encodes:
- a CDS encoding vWA domain-containing protein; translated protein: MTTQTQNTNPLPEAQRGPAERLLDLVLGGSAHLWHNRPGLDVNGTWYAAAHATPAQKASGRPVKPGLFVPAAVKLYRQLLDIYKLNAELMAHFASYALTQTDWRDLKVATCALMLVQGHAGQPVRDDHGQVAFHDDDWRAIGEAMVLHYERKSTRMLAPKAVLRVAELLEQPEIARLNREAGFGDPASRKAPLGRWKRVACKWLAAREANLPMLQGLVKAGYKETLKKLARKAGYKPAAQGFFEVLGWKQKQSAQGHRTVGLSGLTLVKRERFDGLSEAEICEWIESERLSYKEVVGRLPKDVGLTPAIMAVLLPSLSDRDLRLMTPTLEELGLLAEPSVRARWEKAVQTATDQRALNIAKNVRSEVLRQKLEEASDNAARNAVAEATAETDVRVMFLIDKSGSMEGAIENSKEALARILAGFPMEKLHIAAFDTMGTVLKPKAANRTAVQHMLAGLKASGGTTHAAALQALHRDGVRVPEGAKLVVIVVGDEAGEAGDQLARAFRDFGYSVAAMALLVSVAGARGNTVRTCAGQLKVPFSEVNVDQFADPYQVPRVLKALLDAPAAQGVTTTVQSGWVERVMRTPLLKVA